In Brevibacillus brevis NBRC 100599, a single genomic region encodes these proteins:
- a CDS encoding response regulator: MSTFRVMIIDDNEMAREGIRMILESDPIFEVVAEGSSGEEAIILSERWMPDLILMDIQMPGMGGLAATKCLKEKLPYVKVVMVTVSDDIVHLFDALKKGAQGYLLKNMKPEAWHEYLRAIAVDETPMTRELAFRILKEFAPIGSDVAQPSKLTSREREILGLVAKGLSNRDISSKLVISEHTVKNHLKNILQKLHLENRVQLARYAFEQSWMSRM; encoded by the coding sequence ATGTCAACATTTCGAGTAATGATCATAGATGACAATGAAATGGCCAGAGAAGGAATACGTATGATTCTGGAAAGCGACCCGATCTTTGAAGTGGTAGCGGAGGGGAGCAGCGGCGAAGAGGCGATCATTCTTAGCGAACGGTGGATGCCTGATTTGATCCTAATGGATATTCAAATGCCGGGAATGGGCGGGCTGGCGGCTACTAAATGCCTGAAGGAAAAACTTCCTTATGTCAAAGTGGTCATGGTAACCGTCTCGGACGATATTGTGCACCTGTTCGATGCACTTAAAAAGGGCGCACAAGGCTATTTATTAAAAAATATGAAACCGGAAGCATGGCACGAATATTTGAGAGCAATTGCTGTCGATGAGACACCCATGACGCGGGAGCTCGCTTTTCGCATCTTGAAAGAGTTCGCGCCAATAGGCTCCGATGTAGCTCAGCCCAGCAAGTTAACCAGCAGAGAGCGTGAAATACTAGGTCTGGTCGCCAAGGGCCTGAGTAATAGAGATATCTCAAGCAAACTGGTCATTTCCGAGCATACCGTAAAAAACCATTTGAAAAATATTCTCCAAAAGCTACATTTGGAAAATAGAGTTCAACTTGCACGTTATGCCTTTGAGCAAAGCTGGATGAGTAGGATGTAG
- a CDS encoding DJ-1/PfpI family protein, with protein MQPWKIGILLFDDVEVLDFAGPFEVFSVTALNRGQTNECKPFQVTTISESGHFITARNGLKVIPDYSIHTAPTYDLLVIPGGAGTRREIHNKVLLDWIRKHSEEVQWMTSVCTGALLLAEAGLLDGKRATTHWASLDSMRSEYPKVTVVEGVKFVDEDRIVTSGGISAGIHMAFHMVSRLLGTKVAADTAKFMEYDIRFDEHGASPSIQKAE; from the coding sequence ATGCAACCTTGGAAGATCGGTATCTTGTTGTTTGACGACGTAGAAGTGCTTGATTTTGCGGGTCCGTTTGAAGTGTTTTCCGTGACGGCGCTGAATCGCGGTCAAACGAATGAATGTAAGCCTTTCCAAGTAACCACGATTTCGGAATCAGGTCATTTTATCACAGCGAGAAACGGTTTGAAGGTAATTCCCGACTATAGCATACATACCGCTCCTACGTATGATTTGTTAGTTATTCCGGGAGGGGCAGGAACCAGGCGTGAGATCCACAACAAAGTATTGCTCGATTGGATCCGTAAGCACTCTGAAGAGGTTCAATGGATGACATCCGTTTGCACAGGTGCTTTGCTACTGGCCGAGGCCGGATTGCTCGATGGTAAACGTGCGACAACGCATTGGGCAAGCCTGGATAGCATGAGAAGCGAATACCCCAAAGTAACTGTCGTCGAAGGTGTCAAATTTGTTGATGAGGATCGGATTGTCACATCCGGAGGCATTTCTGCGGGCATCCATATGGCCTTTCATATGGTAAGTCGATTGCTCGGAACGAAAGTAGCAGCAGATACGGCAAAATTCATGGAATACGATATTCGCTTTGACGAGCATGGAGCTAGTCCTTCCATCCAAAAGGCTGAATGA
- a CDS encoding sensor histidine kinase — protein sequence MTYKQMKWLILTIPTLTIGTWEYVRHEFLLPYISMELGNWLAPIIVLVVSLLFLTQLFAMIEHNHEELNRSKAVQAILEEREQIARELHDGIAQSLFFLNAQVSRIERMKQVDELLIDKFKKSVHHTNDYVRQAIANLRYAPDVNRIPWLQGVESLIDELRRETNMQFETEWEIPESLLSTKDKVELLAIVREALLNIHKHANATCVRVHALANKNGWICQIIDDGKGFDLEKEMGGSSYGLKMMRDRANNMSWNLNYERKDGETMVTILKEAM from the coding sequence TTGACTTATAAACAAATGAAATGGTTGATTTTGACGATTCCTACATTAACGATTGGCACATGGGAGTATGTAAGACATGAGTTTCTGCTCCCCTATATTTCCATGGAGCTTGGCAATTGGCTTGCTCCTATCATTGTGCTAGTGGTAAGCCTGTTGTTTCTGACACAATTGTTCGCGATGATCGAGCATAATCATGAGGAATTGAATCGTTCAAAGGCTGTACAGGCGATTTTGGAGGAACGCGAGCAAATTGCTCGGGAGTTGCATGATGGTATCGCCCAATCATTATTCTTCTTAAATGCCCAGGTATCACGGATTGAGCGCATGAAGCAGGTAGACGAATTGCTTATAGACAAATTCAAAAAGAGCGTTCATCACACGAACGATTACGTAAGGCAAGCCATCGCAAATCTACGGTATGCGCCAGATGTAAACAGAATACCGTGGCTGCAAGGAGTGGAGAGCTTGATTGACGAGCTGCGCCGTGAAACCAATATGCAATTTGAAACAGAATGGGAAATTCCAGAATCTCTGCTCTCAACTAAAGATAAAGTGGAGTTATTAGCCATTGTTCGAGAGGCATTACTCAATATACATAAGCATGCGAATGCTACCTGTGTACGTGTACACGCGTTGGCAAACAAAAATGGATGGATTTGTCAGATCATAGATGATGGAAAAGGATTTGATCTGGAGAAGGAGATGGGAGGAAGCAGCTATGGACTTAAGATGATGCGGGATCGCGCTAACAATATGTCCTGGAACCTAAACTACGAACGAAAAGATGGAGAAACGATGGTCACGATTTTAAAGGAGGCAATGTAA
- a CDS encoding DJ-1/PfpI family protein yields the protein MEVAILLYNGVTALDAIGPYEAFAGSMKCKIKFVAKEKGLIQLDSKMGYLHAEYCYAEVPSMDVLIVPGGIGCKELMNDEETLNWIRQLHKTSKWTTSVCSGSMVLGAAGLLEGVPATSHWFVCESLRALGAIPQEERVVHHGKIVTAAGVSSGIDMALQVVAWEFGVEIAQATQLTLEYDPKPPFDAGSVKTAPPAIVQYTKKVYTELMGSENFFVE from the coding sequence ATGGAAGTCGCTATTTTGTTGTATAACGGTGTGACAGCATTAGATGCAATTGGTCCTTATGAAGCGTTCGCTGGAAGTATGAAATGCAAAATCAAATTTGTCGCGAAAGAAAAAGGATTGATTCAACTCGATTCAAAGATGGGCTACCTGCATGCGGAATACTGTTATGCGGAAGTCCCTTCTATGGATGTTTTAATCGTTCCTGGCGGTATAGGTTGTAAGGAGCTAATGAATGACGAAGAGACGCTGAACTGGATTCGCCAGTTACATAAGACGTCGAAATGGACGACTTCGGTTTGTTCAGGCTCAATGGTTCTCGGTGCTGCAGGTCTACTGGAAGGAGTACCGGCAACGAGCCACTGGTTTGTTTGCGAATCTCTTCGTGCTCTCGGTGCGATTCCGCAGGAGGAGCGGGTGGTGCACCATGGGAAGATTGTCACTGCAGCGGGCGTGTCTTCCGGCATTGACATGGCGCTCCAAGTTGTAGCTTGGGAGTTTGGGGTAGAGATAGCACAGGCAACGCAGTTGACGCTTGAGTACGATCCGAAGCCCCCTTTTGATGCGGGATCGGTTAAGACGGCACCGCCAGCGATTGTACAATACACGAAAAAAGTTTACACGGAACTAATGGGCAGTGAAAACTTCTTTGTAGAATAA
- a CDS encoding amidohydrolase: protein MAPNTVYLNGQIYCVVPRYRYVEAVAVKEGKFVAVGSNEEIKSLISQTTEVVDLKGKTVLPGLHDMHIHAYLGSYSTLNECHLPRESHKSVTDILECVRQYAKNNPSKPWIVGVDWQPEIMPYINKSQLDAIDSSRPIILYDFSHHNAWVNSKALEFAGIDAHTFDPEGGHIHRDESGEPTGVLIELPAIQLVAKHIPKGGEQEHFEAVKWIVNQLNSHGITGIKEPMTDREILKTYKRLDDENGLHLRVVTNLMYKVPLEISMEEQYSLIEDRKKYASSHIFTDFAKMFIDGVPAFKTAAFMQPYLGDEDANDNILVDAEQLKKDLAYLDSMGITVKMHAVGDAAIRVGLNAIEAARAVNGFSGLKHEIAHTTFIHPEDIHRFCALDAVAEFSPMMWFPSDFHTQDKVVIGPERANGKYSIRSVVDTGALAVYGTDWPVVPSFNPWPSLEAMVTRQNPYIDYPGTVNASEALDVVQAIELFTINGARSMYLDNITGSIQVGKSADMIVLDRNPLSIPPTDIRNTKVLCTILEGKTVYEIGADSLSVQLI from the coding sequence GTGGCACCGAATACGGTTTATTTGAATGGACAGATTTATTGTGTAGTTCCGCGCTATCGCTACGTTGAGGCAGTAGCGGTGAAAGAGGGAAAGTTCGTTGCAGTGGGGAGTAACGAGGAAATCAAGTCGCTGATCTCTCAAACAACCGAAGTAGTAGATTTGAAAGGAAAGACGGTCTTACCTGGCTTGCATGATATGCACATACATGCGTATTTGGGGTCTTATTCCACGTTAAATGAATGCCACCTTCCTCGCGAATCTCATAAGTCAGTAACAGACATCTTGGAGTGCGTCCGACAATATGCCAAAAATAATCCGAGCAAGCCATGGATTGTAGGGGTGGACTGGCAGCCCGAGATTATGCCGTACATAAACAAAAGCCAGTTAGACGCTATTGATTCTTCACGTCCTATCATTTTATACGACTTCTCCCATCATAATGCTTGGGTGAATAGTAAGGCATTAGAGTTTGCAGGAATCGACGCCCATACCTTTGACCCAGAGGGCGGTCACATCCATCGCGATGAAAGTGGAGAGCCAACAGGAGTCTTGATCGAGCTGCCTGCGATACAGCTTGTCGCCAAACATATTCCCAAAGGCGGTGAGCAAGAACATTTTGAAGCAGTGAAGTGGATCGTGAACCAGCTCAATTCCCATGGGATTACGGGCATAAAAGAACCGATGACGGATCGGGAAATCTTGAAGACCTATAAGCGGCTGGATGATGAAAACGGACTTCATTTGCGGGTAGTTACCAACCTTATGTACAAGGTGCCATTAGAGATCAGCATGGAAGAGCAGTATTCGTTGATCGAAGACCGCAAGAAGTACGCTTCTTCCCACATTTTCACGGATTTTGCGAAAATGTTTATAGATGGAGTCCCTGCATTCAAGACTGCGGCCTTTATGCAGCCGTATCTCGGAGACGAAGATGCCAACGACAACATTTTGGTTGATGCCGAACAGCTAAAAAAGGATCTTGCTTATTTAGACAGCATGGGTATCACAGTCAAAATGCACGCCGTCGGAGACGCAGCGATTCGGGTCGGACTGAATGCCATTGAGGCTGCTCGAGCGGTAAACGGGTTCTCTGGATTGAAGCATGAGATTGCCCATACGACCTTTATTCATCCCGAAGATATTCATCGTTTCTGCGCACTAGATGCCGTGGCAGAATTTTCACCGATGATGTGGTTCCCTTCCGATTTTCATACCCAAGATAAAGTGGTGATTGGGCCCGAGCGCGCAAATGGCAAGTATTCGATTCGCAGCGTGGTAGATACTGGCGCTTTGGCTGTCTATGGAACGGACTGGCCTGTCGTGCCGTCGTTTAATCCGTGGCCGAGCCTCGAAGCGATGGTTACCCGTCAAAACCCGTATATCGATTATCCAGGGACAGTTAATGCCAGCGAGGCCCTCGACGTCGTTCAAGCTATCGAACTGTTTACGATCAATGGCGCACGGTCGATGTATTTGGATAACATAACCGGGTCAATCCAGGTCGGAAAATCAGCCGACATGATTGTTCTCGACCGCAACCCGTTATCGATACCGCCAACCGACATTCGAAACACAAAAGTCCTGTGTACGATTTTGGAGGGTAAAACCGTTTATGAGATTGGGGCCGATTCTTTAAGCGTTCAACTAATTTAA
- a CDS encoding ABC transporter ATP-binding protein, translating into MIRGEHLVVKYRGNTVMDHVTIRFESGLIHSILGPNGCGKSTLLKVLSRQLQEESGVVYVDGKEAKEWGLKPFARHLAMLAQSQERSSDISVYDLVSYGRFPHKGFMQRLDDDDRAIVDCALKLTGMEAFAERSVLELSGGERQRARIAMAVAQQPKVLMLDEPTTYLDICHQLEIMELVLHLNRVQNMTVIMVLHDLNHAAAYSDRITVMKQGTVYAHGKPSEVICAEMLRDVFEVEACVELEEGSGHPIIKSMRLLPVKR; encoded by the coding sequence ATGATTCGTGGAGAGCATCTGGTTGTCAAATATCGCGGAAATACGGTCATGGACCATGTAACTATTCGATTTGAATCAGGACTCATTCACAGTATCTTGGGTCCGAACGGATGTGGGAAAAGCACGTTATTAAAAGTGCTCTCCCGCCAGCTGCAGGAAGAAAGCGGCGTAGTCTATGTAGATGGAAAAGAGGCGAAGGAGTGGGGGTTGAAGCCGTTCGCTCGTCATCTGGCCATGCTTGCACAATCGCAGGAACGATCGTCAGATATCAGCGTGTATGACTTGGTCTCGTACGGACGTTTTCCGCATAAAGGGTTTATGCAGCGACTTGACGACGATGACAGGGCGATCGTGGATTGCGCGCTCAAGCTAACAGGCATGGAAGCATTCGCGGAAAGAAGCGTACTCGAACTGTCGGGCGGGGAACGCCAACGAGCTCGAATCGCAATGGCAGTAGCCCAGCAGCCAAAAGTATTGATGCTAGATGAACCAACAACTTATCTGGACATCTGTCATCAACTCGAAATCATGGAACTTGTCCTGCATTTAAACCGCGTTCAAAACATGACAGTTATTATGGTACTGCACGATTTGAATCATGCCGCAGCATACTCCGATCGAATTACTGTCATGAAACAAGGCACCGTCTATGCTCACGGAAAGCCAAGTGAAGTAATCTGCGCTGAGATGCTCAGAGATGTATTTGAGGTAGAAGCATGCGTAGAGCTGGAAGAAGGGAGCGGTCATCCGATTATCAAATCGATGCGGCTTTTGCCGGTAAAGCGCTGA
- a CDS encoding VWA domain-containing protein: MSIDLKKKAEENFISLKKKADEAISKVGLNGQTARVALAIDISGSMHTLYKNGVVQRAVERLLALGVKFDDNRSIDIFLFGKNDYEVGELSERDFFNYVNDHIVKKYQLEGYTNYAGVMKRITKKYYPQAFEGSSTGGGFFGKLFGGQKFSIDQNAYKAHYQNSEPVYVYFLTDGDNGDKDETELVIREASKLGIFWQFVGIGNEKFQFLNKLDNLQGRFIDNANFFTCTDLDRISDEELFKRSLAEFPSYLTKARSKGLIK, from the coding sequence GTGTCTATTGATTTGAAAAAGAAAGCAGAAGAGAACTTTATTAGTCTGAAGAAAAAGGCTGATGAAGCCATTTCTAAAGTCGGTTTGAATGGTCAAACAGCTCGGGTCGCACTAGCTATTGATATTTCTGGTTCGATGCATACTCTATACAAAAATGGAGTAGTCCAACGAGCTGTTGAGCGTTTGCTTGCGCTTGGTGTGAAGTTTGATGATAATCGCTCCATTGACATCTTTCTGTTTGGCAAAAATGATTACGAAGTAGGAGAACTGTCTGAAAGGGATTTCTTCAACTACGTAAATGATCACATTGTCAAGAAATATCAACTTGAGGGTTATACAAATTACGCGGGGGTAATGAAACGCATCACGAAAAAGTATTACCCACAAGCTTTTGAGGGTTCCTCTACCGGTGGAGGGTTCTTCGGAAAGCTATTTGGTGGGCAAAAGTTTTCAATTGACCAGAATGCGTATAAAGCGCATTACCAGAATAGTGAACCAGTATACGTTTACTTTCTTACAGATGGGGATAATGGGGATAAGGATGAGACGGAATTAGTAATTCGGGAAGCATCTAAATTGGGCATCTTTTGGCAATTCGTTGGGATCGGAAATGAAAAATTCCAATTTTTGAATAAGCTCGATAACCTTCAGGGACGATTTATCGATAACGCAAACTTCTTTACTTGCACCGATCTTGATCGGATCTCAGACGAGGAGTTGTTCAAACGTTCTCTTGCCGAGTTCCCATCGTATCTCACGAAAGCTCGTTCCAAGGGCTTAATTAAATAG
- a CDS encoding UPF0016 family protein — translation MMKKRVRYRKRYAFLGAITGYFLALLASTILPTFIMLAIPLLTAAIGFVLGEKKEQRFSGITVPEPDQRITSTVTGSEQTKKELESTYSSEIREYLQVIKEIVINENEKRNLDDEISEKTINLCSKIDTLLPYIETLGSAQTKHDIKMLVMKDLNSVINPFLRLSVENKLKNRRKLLDGLRDINLKLKVISTSIEQHDIYELERKLTLITEKYNAKEIY, via the coding sequence ATGATGAAAAAAAGAGTTAGATACAGAAAAAGATATGCATTCCTTGGTGCTATAACGGGATACTTCTTAGCTTTACTTGCATCCACAATACTTCCGACTTTTATCATGTTAGCCATACCGTTGCTAACAGCAGCCATAGGGTTTGTCTTAGGTGAAAAGAAAGAGCAGCGATTCAGTGGGATTACGGTACCAGAACCGGACCAGAGAATTACTTCTACTGTAACGGGGAGTGAACAAACGAAAAAGGAACTGGAATCTACCTATTCATCAGAAATACGAGAATATCTACAAGTTATTAAGGAAATTGTGATTAACGAAAATGAAAAGCGCAACCTCGATGATGAAATATCCGAAAAGACAATAAACCTTTGTTCTAAGATCGATACTCTCCTCCCCTACATAGAAACGCTCGGTAGTGCGCAAACGAAGCATGATATTAAAATGCTCGTCATGAAAGACTTGAATAGTGTCATCAACCCCTTCTTGAGGCTGAGTGTTGAAAACAAGCTGAAGAATAGACGAAAATTATTAGACGGTCTCCGTGACATCAACCTAAAGCTGAAAGTGATCTCTACATCTATTGAACAACACGACATCTATGAGTTGGAGAGAAAGCTTACTCTTATCACCGAAAAATATAATGCCAAAGAAATTTACTAA
- a CDS encoding toxic anion resistance protein, whose amino-acid sequence MTTQAIQLVKQEDIIKIQSEAENVVRQLQTDNQSQMDSILEQLGNLGESTQRNAAESLEILKRPVKDLMEGKNNDIPNTLLKLRSCTEELNPNKIFQSGGISNLFNRILGKNPISQYIRKYESVRTQIDNIIASLLNGSDKLKEDVINLKYIKKKSGENIYELEKRIYFGNKLLEMLEVESNKPENQLRKPEFEKAMVKVVTRVKNMSQMINILQQSIASVDVIADNNEKLDEAVFNAITMTQNVVTVSAAIQLALNNQKKVIEAVQNTNQAIEDMLVANAQSLKQNTQEITSMLEQPSIAINKLQQAFNDVYSAIQITEDSNRRIIDSSKNFIQEMDKLNADMRVKLGMADPNQLSAPANQQTSLLQ is encoded by the coding sequence ATGACGACACAGGCTATCCAATTAGTTAAACAAGAAGACATCATCAAGATCCAATCTGAAGCAGAAAATGTGGTGCGCCAGCTGCAAACGGATAATCAAAGCCAGATGGATTCAATTTTGGAGCAGCTGGGTAATTTGGGCGAAAGCACCCAACGAAATGCCGCTGAATCTCTCGAAATTCTAAAACGACCTGTGAAAGATCTGATGGAAGGAAAAAACAATGATATTCCGAATACACTCTTAAAGCTTCGTTCTTGCACAGAAGAATTGAATCCGAATAAAATCTTTCAAAGCGGTGGGATCAGCAATCTCTTCAACAGAATCTTAGGGAAAAACCCAATTTCCCAATATATTCGAAAATATGAATCCGTTCGTACACAAATTGATAACATCATTGCCTCCTTGCTTAATGGCAGTGACAAGTTAAAAGAAGATGTCATTAACTTGAAATACATTAAGAAAAAATCCGGTGAAAATATTTATGAATTAGAGAAACGGATTTACTTCGGTAACAAGTTGCTTGAGATGCTTGAAGTTGAAAGCAATAAGCCTGAAAATCAACTTCGCAAACCCGAATTCGAAAAAGCAATGGTCAAAGTCGTAACAAGAGTAAAAAATATGAGTCAAATGATCAACATTTTACAACAATCCATCGCTTCTGTTGATGTTATTGCGGACAATAACGAAAAGTTGGATGAAGCTGTCTTTAACGCGATTACGATGACGCAAAACGTTGTCACAGTGTCCGCTGCCATTCAGTTGGCCTTGAATAATCAGAAGAAGGTAATCGAAGCTGTACAAAATACCAATCAGGCCATTGAGGATATGCTGGTAGCCAATGCTCAAAGCTTAAAACAGAATACACAAGAAATCACCTCGATGCTGGAGCAACCAAGTATCGCAATCAATAAACTGCAGCAGGCATTTAATGATGTGTATAGCGCAATCCAAATTACCGAAGATTCAAATCGAAGAATTATCGATTCTAGCAAAAACTTCATCCAAGAGATGGATAAGCTCAACGCAGACATGAGAGTAAAACTCGGTATGGCAGATCCAAATCAACTTTCTGCACCAGCCAATCAGCAAACCTCACTTCTACAGTAA
- a CDS encoding ABC transporter substrate-binding protein, translated as MKIRITCALMSLILLLAVIGCSSYSNHGGHPDNTSSSNPQPFFTFTDDTGQEVVLVKKPERVVILNTEVLGLFYQLGGAAIARAKASGTPVPDAAKAAEDIGEINQVSLEKVTSLKPDLVIGHPRFHANLKDALVTSQIPLALVNINSYDDIQRTGKLFGQIIGKEAESEKAWKETENHIQTIISKVPNRSLKFAFITIASNGISIQKNGNLALDIANKLNLKNVAEDMQSGQMPSSVPYSIEKLIEADPDYLFMVVYGTEEYGRQKLKDDLESNPAWASLRAVKEKRMVFFPSDFVNSPGLKIDQTFEYLAKLVYPDTYEK; from the coding sequence ATGAAAATCAGGATTACGTGTGCGCTGATGAGTCTTATATTGTTGCTCGCTGTAATCGGTTGTAGTTCCTATTCGAACCATGGCGGTCATCCAGACAACACGTCGTCTTCCAACCCGCAGCCTTTTTTCACCTTTACTGACGATACAGGACAAGAGGTTGTTTTAGTGAAAAAACCAGAACGCGTGGTCATTCTGAATACAGAGGTGCTTGGTCTATTCTACCAGCTTGGGGGTGCAGCGATCGCACGAGCCAAAGCATCGGGAACGCCCGTACCAGATGCGGCTAAAGCGGCGGAGGATATCGGGGAGATTAACCAGGTTAGCTTGGAAAAAGTCACAAGCTTGAAGCCAGATCTTGTAATTGGGCATCCTCGTTTTCATGCGAATTTGAAAGACGCTCTGGTTACCAGTCAAATACCGCTCGCTTTAGTGAATATCAATAGCTATGACGATATTCAACGAACCGGAAAGCTGTTCGGACAAATCATCGGAAAAGAAGCAGAATCGGAAAAAGCATGGAAAGAAACGGAAAACCATATCCAGACGATTATTTCCAAAGTGCCAAATAGGTCGCTAAAATTTGCTTTCATTACAATCGCATCTAATGGGATATCCATTCAAAAAAATGGCAACCTTGCACTCGATATAGCGAATAAATTGAACTTGAAAAATGTGGCTGAAGATATGCAGTCTGGTCAAATGCCAAGTTCCGTGCCCTACAGCATCGAGAAATTAATTGAGGCTGATCCGGATTACCTTTTCATGGTTGTATATGGAACGGAGGAATACGGCCGCCAAAAGCTCAAAGATGATTTGGAAAGCAACCCTGCATGGGCATCGCTTCGGGCTGTGAAAGAGAAGAGAATGGTATTTTTCCCATCCGATTTTGTGAATTCGCCAGGTTTGAAAATCGATCAGACATTTGAATATCTCGCCAAGCTGGTATATCCCGATACCTATGAAAAATAA
- a CDS encoding FecCD family ABC transporter permease, translating to MKNKSTSGFRKTTSWRIGVLLILILLAAAGVIFSLVSGAVKVSLMGIIHVFTGSEQGSIREIIWNVRLPRTLLAGLIGINLSLAGALLQGVMRNSMADPHIIGVSSGAGFFGIAMLVMFPAYAYLMTPAAFLGALGAALFIYTLAWKNGASPGRIILAGVAVSAFFSSGTSGLLVFYSEQVNGALLFLVGGLSAKSWPHLQILLPYSIIGTLFALMTTQRMNILMLGDSDAKGLGLHVERTRLLVTAIAALLAASAVSVVGLLAFVGMIVPHTARLLIGNDYRILLPVTALLGIAVLTIFDTLARIIFAPVELPVGIMMGAVGAPFFLYLLRARGMQE from the coding sequence ATGAAAAATAAATCGACATCGGGGTTTCGGAAAACCACATCCTGGCGAATTGGCGTCCTCTTGATTTTAATCCTATTGGCTGCGGCGGGGGTAATTTTCAGCCTTGTCAGTGGAGCAGTAAAAGTAAGCCTCATGGGAATTATTCATGTATTTACAGGAAGCGAGCAAGGCTCGATACGGGAGATCATCTGGAACGTCCGATTACCAAGAACTCTGCTTGCTGGTCTGATTGGGATCAATCTTTCACTCGCGGGTGCATTGCTGCAGGGAGTCATGCGAAATTCGATGGCGGACCCGCACATTATTGGTGTATCATCGGGAGCGGGATTTTTCGGTATCGCCATGCTTGTCATGTTTCCGGCTTATGCATACCTGATGACGCCTGCCGCTTTCCTGGGGGCGCTTGGGGCGGCACTGTTCATTTATACACTTGCCTGGAAAAACGGGGCGAGTCCCGGGCGGATTATATTGGCCGGAGTGGCCGTTTCTGCTTTTTTTAGTTCGGGTACTTCAGGTCTGCTTGTATTTTATAGTGAGCAGGTGAATGGAGCATTGCTATTTCTTGTGGGCGGACTTTCGGCGAAAAGCTGGCCTCATTTACAGATCCTGCTTCCTTATTCCATAATCGGTACCCTTTTCGCACTAATGACCACTCAGAGAATGAATATCTTAATGCTTGGAGATTCGGATGCGAAAGGGCTAGGTCTGCATGTCGAGCGTACGAGACTACTCGTGACAGCCATCGCGGCGCTCCTGGCTGCCAGCGCGGTCAGCGTTGTTGGTTTGCTTGCTTTCGTTGGTATGATTGTTCCTCATACTGCAAGGTTGCTGATCGGAAACGACTATCGAATCTTGCTTCCTGTCACAGCATTGCTTGGTATAGCTGTACTGACCATATTCGACACGCTTGCTCGAATTATTTTTGCTCCGGTTGAGCTGCCTGTAGGGATTATGATGGGTGCTGTCGGCGCTCCCTTTTTTCTGTATTTGCTTAGAGCGAGGGGGATGCAAGAATGA